In Tetrapisispora phaffii CBS 4417 chromosome 6, complete genome, a single genomic region encodes these proteins:
- the TPHA0F03700 gene encoding uncharacterized protein, with protein sequence MAKSTNTQQQYTMFIWKSRKNQTEAKEPRKFDVSFTVIKCEAINELYDSIVIAGDGDSWDSPLYEQLEELADYTRPNAPALLAIGNDEVNTLYISSPFGMSKCKNKVYERNYKTKKIDFEKLNQQIQARYLVEPLRRKTNTPKRMLDRRFADGTDHLNPIKSVEYLPLYRNYYTPVIFLKCSYENAKRTAKLVALERKQWDDDIYLKFSPDIFYSYLKYPIKFVMLRTKGSVYAQLKVCGGSDPNISATMFNYMRDQFLEFRGYKLVNHQGDSEVILIEPVERRKNKDLSKSIEEAPPSYDTISRCIHTRSSSI encoded by the coding sequence ATGGCTAAGTCCACAAATACCCAGCAACAATATACTATGTTTATATGGAAATCGAGAAAAAACCAAACAGAGGCCAAAGAACCGCGTAAGTTTGATGTTTCTTTCACTGTTATAAAATGTGAAGCAATTAATGAGCTTTATGACAGTATAGTTATTGCGGGTGACGGAGATAGTTGGGACTCACCCTTGTATGAACAGTTAGAAGAACTGGCTGATTACACTAGACCCAATGCGCCTGCACTACTTGCAATAGGAAACGATGAAGTCAATACATTATATATCTCTTCACCCTTTGGAATGTCTAAATGTAAAAATAAGGTTTATGAGagaaattataaaactaagaaaatagattttgaaaagcTCAACCAACAAATACAAGCACGTTACTTGGTCGAACCATTACGGAGAAAAACAAACACTCCAAAGAGAATGCTTGATAGGAGGTTTGCCGATGGCACAGATCATTTGAATCCTATTAAATCGGTGGAATACCTTCCTCTGTATCGGAACTATTATACCCCTGTTATATTTCTCAAATGCAGTTATGAGAATGCCAAGAGGACTGCCAAACTCGTAGCACttgaaagaaaacaatgggatgatgatatttatcTAAAGTTCTCTCCAGACATATTTTATTcgtatttaaaatatccTATTAAATTTGTAATGTTGAGAACTAAAGGTTCTGTATATGCGCAACTGAAAGTATGCGGTGGATCAGATCCAAACATCTCTGCTACTATGTTTAATTATATGAGGGATCAGTTTTTGGAATTCAGGGGCTATAAGTTAGTAAATCATCAGGGGGATTCAGAAGTGATATTAATAGAACCAGTAGAACGTAGgaaaaataaagatttaTCTAAGAGTATCGAAGAAGCTCCTCCATCCTATGATACTATTTCTAGATGTATCCATACAAGGTCAAGTAGTATATAG
- the TPHA0F03690 gene encoding SDR family oxidoreductase, producing the protein MSAFISGATGFIAQHIVDGLLKQNYKVIGTARSQEKANKLMKQFSNNPNLSMEIVGDISDVNAFDEVMKKRGSEIKYVLHTASPFHFNVTDIEKELLVPAVNGTRGILNSIKKYANDTVERVVITSSFAAILDLNRFNDNSLVLSEANWNPVTKEEALSNPMAGYCASKTYAERAAWDFLKENEGSIKFKLTTVNPVYVFGPQLFAEDVKNVLNTSCEVVNQVVQSTIDTTLPVDCSGQFVDVRDVAKAHIAGIQNDNCIGQRLLCSQAAFGVQDIANVLNDNFPQLKGKIAKSNPKTNAVENIGICQIDNSKTKELLGFEFIDLKTCLIDTVSQIVEQKIIGLCEY; encoded by the coding sequence atgtCTGCTTTTATTTCAGGTGCCACAGGTTTTATTGCCCAACATATCGTTGATGGCTTGTTAAAGCAAAATTACAAAGTCATTGGGACTGCTAGATCTCAAGAGAAGGCTAATAAGTTGATGAAGCAGTTTAGTAATAATCCAAACCTAAGTATGGAAATTGTTGGTGATATCTCTGATGTTAATGCGTTCGATGAAGTTATGAAGAAAAGAGGTAgtgaaattaaatatgtTTTACATACTGCTTCTCCTTTCCATTTCAATGTCACTGATATCGAAAAAGAGCTATTAGTTCCAGCTGTCAATGGTACAAGAGgtattttaaattctatcaaaaaatatgcTAATGATACTGTTGAGCGTGTTGTTATAACATCTTCTTTTGCTGCTATTTTAGATTTAAACCGTTTTAACGATAATTCTCTAGTTTTAAGTGAAGCTAACTGGAATCCTGTAACTAAAGAAGAAGCCCTTTCGAACCCTATGGCTGGTTATTGTGCTTCCAAAACATATGCCGAAAGAGCTGCTTGGGACTTCCTAAAGGAAAATGAAGGTTCAATCAAGTTTAAATTGACTACTGTGAATCCAGTTTACGTTTTCGGTCCTCAATTATTTGCTGAGGatgttaaaaatgttttaaacaCATCTTGCGAAGTAGTTAATCAAGTTGTTCAATCTACCATCGACACCACCTTACCTGTCGATTGCTCTGGTCAATTCGTCGATGTTCGTGATGTAGCAAAAGCTCACATTGCAGGTATCCAAAACGATAACTGTATTGGTCAAAGATTACTTTGCTCACAAGCCGCTTTTGGTGTCCAAGATATTGCTAATGTcttaaatgataatttcCCACAATTAAAAGGTAAAATCGCTAAGAGCAATCCAAAAACTAATGCAGTTGAAAACATCGGTATTTGTCAAATTGACAATTCCAAAACTAAAGAGTTATTAGGTTTTGAATTCATAGATTTAAAGACTTGTCTAATCGATACAGTCTCTCAAATTGttgaacaaaaaataataggATTATGtgaatattaa